A region of the Phaenicophaeus curvirostris isolate KB17595 chromosome 10, BPBGC_Pcur_1.0, whole genome shotgun sequence genome:
CTCACATGCAGGTAAAGACTTTGTTCTTTAGGTTTGAATCTAGAGACTGAATTATTATTATAGAAGTGGTTACAGTTCACTACCTTTTCTGGTTCTAAAACGCTGGCAAGTGCTATGCATAAATACGGCAGAAAGGATGACAGTTAAAGGGCTTTATAAACCCAGCTGTTTTGAAAGCAATTCCACAACCCTCTACTCTCCACACctgtcttctctctttcctcctcttaaCTATGACAATTAAGACACTATAAAATGACCTGGGGAGCAATTCCCAGGTTTGACCTAGAGATTGATGGTACTGAGGCTTTTCACTCAGGAGTTTAGCCTCAAGAATTTGATTTCTTGTTGGTCTGAATTTACTAGAGCTTGTTGATCTTCAGAGACCTTTTGCCAGCTACAGATTATTTACTAAACCCAGCATTCTCAATACTGCCACGGGAAACTGGAATCTCTATTTTGCATGCTCTGTACAAGATCTGTTTGCTCTGTATGAGATCTCTTCAACACAACTTTCAAAACTGGagacagaatgaaaaaacaCACTCATGCACACACAATTCcagtaaattaaaatatcttcatttttccaACATTAGTTGTGTGAGCTGAGACATCTTTTCATCAGTGCCATGGATAGCTTGCCAGAAACAGAACTGATTAAAACCTGAGTAAGAACATTCAAAACACGCTGTTGAAGTCCACAGCACTTTTGCTTTCAGGAAGATTTGAATGGGAAAACTCTCATGAAATACTGCCATCTCTAGTCTGTACTGCAAAAATTCCTGCCACTATagtttggaagagaccatgGAAGAGTGTTTCGTGTGACTGATTACATATATAAGGCTTTTCAAAATAACCTACAATCTGATTGAAGCACAATCTGTTTGGTTCCTCCTGCAGACTCAAGTGAAGATGTTCTCCAGGTGTGCCCTGTCTGTCCACTGCTGACAAGTTTGAATAACACTGAGGTATTAACAGCTGTTGCAACTGCACTCAATGACCACAACAGCAAAACTCCTGATGCTTACCTCAGACTCCTTGAGATTGGAAGAGCCAACATACAGGTAAATGCTAGAACTATGGCGAGCTATCCATATAAACAGACTATTTCTTCCGCGGTAATTGTGCAGTGCTTACTAGTTATGTTTGCAAACAGATTTAGCTTGCTCTAAATTGTCCTACTGAATTGCTCTTGAtttccaaagcattttgtgTCATTTCAGACACAGGATTCCCTTTGACTGCAACGGGAGATACAGAGCTAGAAGCCACAACATTTGCCTTTTATCTTTTCTCAGCAGCTCTCCAGTTTCACAGGGCAAAGTCAGTTAAACAATTTTCCTGTTTTGTCAGTATGAACCAGCGCATGTTGTCTTTGTTGAGTTTGCTGTGGCTGCCACAAACTGCTCAGCAGAAGACGCTAAAGTTAGTGTGGAGGCTTGTCAACTGCTGCCTGAAGATCAGTCTGTAAGTATGCCAGCACATCAATCCTGACCTCACCAGCTCAGAGGTAGAAAAGCAGCATGCTGTGATGTGCTTGCATTCGtgctggaaaagatctttgtgAGGATGAGAGTGTAACAGTCATACACCACCATGATGAGCTTTCCAATATATAATTCCTAAAGCTACATCACACCTTTACTGGAGGTATCTGGATTGAATCCTCATGTATTTGAATGTATTTCAAAAAGGCTTGAGGACAAAAGTGTCcttaacacaaaatattttaaatcgaAAGAATATGGGTTATTGTTTACTTTTCTCAACATGAGCACCTCCTTTGTACTGGACAGTACACAAACACATAATAAAACAGCAGACATTATCATCTTCCTACAATTTAAGTGCAGACAGTGTACTTTGCTTTGATATGTAGGCTTTTGAGATCTATACTATATATTTTATCATGCTACAATTATTCCTTGGTTTCTTATGGAATGGAGTCCTAGGCAGATTTAGTGGGTGGGAACCTTTTACCTAgattccctttcccttcctcatATCCAGACATACAAAGGATCTTACTCTAGAAGAATACAGGAGTTTCACCTATCTGCTGATTATGCAGTTAAGCATCTTGGACTTTGAGTCCAATGGACTAAAAAGTAAGCACTTCACTGCTCAgataaaacatgagaaaatgtAGCTGTTTCTAAATgtactgaaattaaaaattctaATGCAGGTCTCCTCTAttttattaagatttttttcttcactatgTTCTGCTTTGCCAGAATTTTGGGTTCTGCACAGCAACAATGGTAAAACGTCCCTCACAGGACCTCAGAGTGGGCTGCCAGCTCTACGGACACCAGGTACCAACTCCAGatgttcctttcctttctggaaTGTTCTAGCCTACCTGTACTGTTAGAAGCAATCACCCTGAGTTTACTTCTTTCACTATAGACTGCATAAGCTATCTGTGATAACTTGAGTTTATCTTTGTATCCTAAAACCCAGGTAAAGCAGCTCCTGATTATCCTGTGGATTTCTGTGTCAGGAATTATGTCACCTCTGTCATCCATGCCTGACACAGTTTGTCCTCCTAAACATCTGGGAACTTCACATGTCTGATGGGGCTAAGGAAACCAAACTCTGCTCAGCTAGGGGGATGGGGCAGAGAGATGTAAAACAAATGAGCCACTGTGGTAGATGAAAtcagctggggttttttttgctagcaGTTCTTAGATGTCACTGAATTTAGGAACCCTGACCTGCTCTGCTATAGCAAGAGTAGGAAAGCCCACATGCATTGGACCTGAGTGGTCTCCAGGTGATTTAGCCTCCATGTGGACTGAGGAGGGCTAAATGGTGGTTCAGTTCTTACAGACCAGAGCTCTTGGTAACACAATAGTAAAGAAAGAGGTGtatgaaagaaagaatatgACAGCTGGGCTTCAATGTTTTGTCAGCTGCACAGGTGGCCCCGAAAGTTCGTATAGCACAGAATCTGGTGCTAATGATCCACTAGATATAAAAACTGTGTTCCTGGGCTTCTGCGTCTGTGTTCAAATGCAAATCAAACTTCTGTGATGATAAGGAACATCTTTGTACCTGGGTTAGAGGCCTGTATCTACTTAGGAGCAGGGTACCTAGTAAGATACCAATGACCTATATATTATAATACCCGAGTCACTGAATGCAAACAccaactgtttttcttttccagcctggagtTACCTACTCTCACCCAGGTCATGACACATCAGCGGGACTGTCACCCAGTGTTGTACAAGGCTTCATAAATCATAATCTCAGGCTTTCCCACAACAACCCTTTCGCATCCGAATCCAGCTCTTCAGAATTTCCTGCTTCCGCATTCTCAGCGAAATCTGTAGCAAAGAGAGCAGTTGCAGATGTTGCTCAGCATGACAAAGTGCCTCACCCAGTTGGctttctgcctcctcctcctccatgccCTGGGAAGATTCGCCATTTCAAGATATAGGCTGTGTTACAGAGATGGCAATACAGCTAACTGAAGGATCaatgtgcagcagcagcatcaacaCACAGGCCACAACATCAAGTGCAAATAGGTGAGAACACTTAGCTCTGACCCCAAATGAGTTTTACCCTCCAGAGGGCAGAACAGTGGCCAGGATTTTGCAAAAGCTTGCTTTAAAATATAGGTGATTACAGCATATAGCAATTGTTTTCTCTATATAGAGGGATGCTtttgttaaaatacagaaaatattgtttCAATTAAACAGTTGTAAGAGCTATACAACAGCTGTAGCTTTGTGAAACACCACCCAAAAGGCTACTTCACAATAAAATGTTCAATAGAAATGCTTTGGTATCTtctatgtatatatattataatGCAGTGGTCAAGTTTCTCCTTCGCAGCACAATGAGACATATTCTGGGTTTGAATTCCAAAACAGTAAGCTCCTGCACTTCTTATCAGCTTCACTGGGCTGTGTGGGTGCTAAGCACTGCGCAAAATCAGGTCAGTCCTTTCTTTTGATCACACACCAATTACACTAAAGAAGTGGCAGGAAAAAGTGTACTTTTCCCTACCACCTGTGCCGTTTCCTAGCATGTACATACTTCTAATATTCACCAGAAGCATCTCAATACTTTCGGACATGGCATAAGAGCATTCatgtttacaaaaagaaaaaagaatcaggACATATTCATTGATGCACAGGCTGGAAGCATTGATCCTTACAGCCAAACATGTGtattctttgttttccagcagaTACTCAGGTGCAATGTGATCATGGGGTGCTGCATAGCCTGCGTGCATATAAGGGAATACCAATTCATGGGAATATAAATACACCACAGTCATGTAGCTCGTATGATAAGACGCAGACAGTGATGGCAATTTACCAGTTTCCTAGCAGTCAAATCTTCCCTGAATTTCTGACACGTGTTAGAGGCAGAGTCTATTCTAGGTAGAGAAGTAATAAGTGACAGAGGCCAGAAGGATCTTTACTGCCAGCCCGACTGAAATTCTGCAGGCCTGGGGGAGCAGTCTCAAAGACAGTCATGCATCTTTAACCAGGAACAGCACTTGCTACAAGGTAATTATCATGCAGGCAGCAAAAGCTGCAGAACACATGTCATTTCTGAACTGTTTCAAATAACCTATCCTGTTCTCTTAGTTACAACCTTCCAGTAAGCAACACAACTAACATTTGTTCTTCATGACAGTGCAACAGGCTACTACACAGAAGTGTTTTGTTCTGCTGTGTCaatggggaagggaaaagcCATAGGCACTTGCACCAGTGCTTCAGCTAGGTGTgtggaggggaaagaaagatggaaatcAGCCCAGACTCTATAATCCATAGTCTAACATGATGGCAACACACTGCCAACAAGCTCTCCCCATGAAGCCAGCAGCTCTCACATTTCAAGGATATGTGGAGTTCTTGCAGGAATTGTACTGCAGGCAATCGCACAAGCTACAGCCAGTGATTTTTTTGCTCCTCTGTAACTCAGTGActacatttgtttaaaaaccGCTGTATTTAAAAAGTGCTGTAGAGATTTCTTGAAGTGATAAGGAAGGTTTTTCTCCCATCCCACTGCACGCTACACAGTACAGGATATAATGAAATCGTTGCTATTATGACTGCATTACTCTGACATCAGACACACAAGACAGAGTTTTTAACTCACCTAGAGAAGTTGTATTTCTtagcttttgtatttttaaaactaggAATCACCTTAGCTAAACCATACAAATTGTCTTGTATATAGTGAAGTGAGCACTAAGTTATAGAAGTGACAATGTTTTCCAGGCTTGAAAAGTCTCTATCTGGTGGTAGAAACAATAGGTTTATAATGggatccctgcccatgggactCTCTGAACTCCAGAAATGTTGCATTTTCTTATTGCCTTTTCCAACCACACAAAGCAAGGCTATGCGGCAGAACATCTGCAACATCTACACTTCACAGACCTTCTCTAAACCTGGCATAACTACCCCATTGTTTCCTAAAATAaggagaaataataataataaaaaaagcagaattactCTGTGCACTCCAGTTAGTACCTGTACCTCACCTTCTTTCTCCTTAATTCTTGCCCTCTTAAAGACATATTTTGCAAGACTGCAAATTCAGTACTTAGCAATAGATCCTGTGGGCAGCGAGTGCTACAAAACGgcaatacataaaatataaacacCTCCTTCCCTGAAAAACAGAATGAATAGTTTCATCAGGTATGAATCACTGGCTAACAATTTTTCTTAGCTTTTTCAAACCCTGTTTTGCTAAAGCACATGTGCTTCATGTGCTGCTTTGGCTGGACATGCTCAGATTTCCCAGCTCTGCCCATGTTCTGTGGTCAGCTACTTcaacagagatttttttcctttccagtggaaggaaaagtacaaagaataGAGTCAGGCATACAACAATTCCCCATTATAAGAGGCAGCAACACAGCCAATACTAACTGGCACCCATCCCCATAGAAATGCCATGTActgtaaggaaaagaaaaggagttaTTATCCCGTAGCCACAAGGGAAGCATTCCCAGGCACAGGGAACAATGTGAGCAAGACTGCATTGCTACTTCTGCTGTTCCTGTACTATGGCTACGGCAGAGTTTCTCAACATTCATCTGTTGTATCCCTTCCTTCCAAGATACAGTCCACACATTACCTCTCTCCCCGAGTTTGCAAAACCACTGGTGACACATGAGATGTGTCAGTTTAGCAGCCATGTGCCCCTTCTGTCCAGCTAGCTGAGCTTTCCACCCCTGCCACCAAACACAGTCTTTTTAGAAATGTTTCAGACCCAGTGCTTTTGCAGGTCTTCCAGGCTGTATGTGTAATCCCATCCAGCTTTCTACGGAGATTCCCTGGGATAGgttctgctgcctcccagatGAACATGCTTTGAGCACTGCTAGGCTGAAGAGTTGTGATTCTTTATACcaccagttaaaaaaaaaaaaagtgacaataCATAAAATTTTAACCCAGTAGTATTTTTACAGTAGTATTAAAGAGAGACAGTTACGTCCTTCACTTGCACTTCTTCACTCAAAACAGGGGCAACCTTAAAAGTCAGCAGATAGTTGTGATCACAGAGACTCCCATGACGGGAAAACAAGGGCCAGGGAAATGGTGACTCAGATTCTTGGACCTCTCAAGGTGAAATACTGCAGAACTGCCCTTAAACAGAAAATCAGTGACTTTCACTGGGATACTTTACAAGTAATGGTGGTTGTTACTTCTCCAGATCTTTAAGCTAACAGCTACTTGCACAGCTATTCCCCTTGTCTCTAGCACAGAGTTCCTGACAAGTTGGCCGCAAGGCACACTACTGTCACTTCAAACTACAGTTTCTCCAGGCAGAATTTTCCATGACCATTTTTCATCTGTACCCAGCAAATCACTCGAGAATCAATAGTGGCCACAGTGCAGCTTCTCAGCTGGCAAATCAACCTCCACATTCAGCAGTGAAGGGATAAGCTGAAGGTATGAATGAACCTGCAGAGCTTAGTAAGTGATCTGTGATGCTTTAGAGGGAACAGCTGAGCCAGCGAATGGCTCCCCCTGAAAGTCAGAGTCTCCAGTCACATTAGGATTGCATTATTTATTGTTGCTGAAAAGGAATGAAAGCAGAGCACtgctaaaataattaaaatagcGTCGCTCTGGACCAGTTTCCTTTGTTCCTCAGACCTACAGCCATTTTCCTTGATTCAAAGtacaaaaagaataatttacaggcaaaaaaaaaaattaaaaaataaagagcaagaGGTGGCGTAAGGAGGAAGGCACCGGCTACAAGAAATCTAACAAAGGCAGTTCACTCTTTAGTTTACATTACATGCTCTCTCTCCTTTAAGAAGTTGTCCTTGATACTCCCCTTCAGGCCTCTGGCACCAGGACAGTGTAATCAGCCCCAGTCCTTAACTTTCTTACAAGCCACCTGCCTCTCCTCTCCACTCTCAGCATATAATTTCCGACGGTTCTTACTTCATTACTAACTTTTGTTCTCAGGCAATAAAATCACAGCAGCATGTTACAATTAGTGGTAGAGTTCACATGCAACTGTACCTGCTTTTGAACCCACAGGAATACAAAGCTAGGCATTGCCAGGCAGGGGCTGAAACCAGGTGCagccaaaatattaaaatgggaggggacaaaaggaaataatactTGCTCTTTGGCAACAAAAGCAACATGTAATGTTGGCAAGTTTAGAAACTACTCTGCACAATGTGGCAGAGAGAACAAAGTCAGAAGTTGCGGGAAGATGGGATGAAACAGGAGATGTCCAGAGCTCAGGGAAATCAGAGAGAGGGGATCAAATACCTGGCAAGCGTGAATAAATTGAGAATTTTAGGCAACAAAAGTCAAGGCTGGAGCCAAGTCATTGACAGGGAACAAATCCTGAAACAGAGCCTTCGACAACAGAAGACCATTTTGATATCTCTGGTATACTTACTACACTTACTAATGTCCTTTTCTTCCAGCCTCTTACAGCAACTCGTTTTGCACCGTCCCACCAACAGAATTCAAGTCTTTGGGGCAAGAATAAAACTTCAGATGTCCATGGCACTATATTCAGGGAATGTTAAGTCCCAAATAAACATAGTGCAAATTTCTGCTTAAAGGCAGACAACATGATGAAGCTGCtaattctttacgttgctttgttacCATGTTATCCAAGACTATTTAATGGCTTGAGCAGGCCGTTTATCCACAGGCTTTTTGTCTGGATGTGGACTGCATCTTTCTGGCTTGGCCTGGGCTAGGGGCTAACATTCATCTGTAGGTATCCAACTGAGTAGAAATGAAACAATGAAACATAATCAGGCTTTCTGTCCCAAACAAAGTGACTGCAATAACAGACAGCATATTTGTTTACAATTAGCGTTTAACAAatacaaaatgtaaaataagtCAGCCTTGTGGCCCTTATCCAGTTCCCGTCATTGACTTGTTTGGGAAAAGAACTGAATCACTGACAACAGAACTGGAGCCAGACCTGTCCTGCATGTAGGTTTATTTAAGCAATTCTTGTCTCTTAATAAAGCATCTCTGTGTGTATAGCCTTCTCCCTGTGATGAAGTCAAGGTTATACGATCTGCCCAGTGAAGTCCAAATTGGGGATGTAAAGCCAGAAGGAGAAAATGCTCTCTGGTCTCAGAGGGAGCGACAACACTTTCATAAAACCTTGTAATTATTGACTACATGTTTGCTGTTACGGCTGTAGGTTTAAAGGTGATGGTcagtatgaaataaaaagaggacACAAGttcataaaaagaaacagctcCATTGCAAAAGTCAGCTATTTCACGCAGGTCTCAGCCCCTACATACTGATCTACCATTCTGATCTGCAGCACTGTTTTTCTAAGCGGAATGGTTTTACTTGTTTCACTGCTCTTTGGCATACAGGCGCTTTGCTGCTGCActgcttctcctcctgccaGAGAAGCATCAACGGCATTGCTTTCCCCGACCTGTGATGACACTGCAGTACAGGAGGCTGCAGATCTGGCTCTTCGCCAGATCAATGCTGACCGAAAAGAGGGCTACATATTCAGTCTCTACCGAATTTTCAGTGTCCAAGAACATCCTCAGGTAAGTTACCTGCCTGTTCTGTACCTGTTTGTCCCATGAAGAACCCTATGTCTATCACTGTTCCTTAGCAATAT
Encoded here:
- the AHSG gene encoding alpha-2-HS-glycoprotein, producing MKALIALILLVQLPIHKAVPAAPPAPLGCDDPESEAAAEFSVNYINGHSHHGYKFTLNRIKNIRIIPQGLNNYILLLELHLLETMCHVLSPTPLENCTVRSFVQHAVEGDCDIKLQKLNGKFSVLASKCHSHADSSEDVLQVCPVCPLLTSLNNTEVLTAVATALNDHNSKTPDAYLRLLEIGRANIQYEPAHVVFVEFAVAATNCSAEDAKVSVEACQLLPEDQSNFGFCTATMVKRPSQDLRVGCQLYGHQPGVTYSHPGHDTSAGLSPSVVQGFINHNLRLSHNNPFASESSSSEFPASAFSAKSVAKRAVADVAQHDKVPHPVGFLPPPPPCPGKIRHFKI